TTGCCGCCGTTAAACGCTAATGCTGATTTGAAAGGGCCGTTGCTCCACGAACTTACCCGTGCGTGAGCAACGGCCCTTTCTTAGAGAGCCGGAGTGTTATACAAGTTTTCTAATAAATTATCTAAAATAGTAGTTCACTTTTATAGGACCGTAATGTATAATATACGTATAATTGCATAAGCGAATATACGTATATTAAGAATGCAACGAGGTGAAGCAATGGAAAAACTGTTGGATGCCTTAAAGGCCCTATCTGACGAAACTCGCTTAAGAATTCTAAACTTATTATTTGAAAAAGAACTCTGCGTTTGCGATATCATGGAAACCTTACAAATTACACAAGCCAAAGCGTCGAGGCACTTAATTTATCTCAAGAATGCCGAATTGGTGAAAGACCGTAAACATGCCCAGTGGGTTTACTATTCGTTGGCTATCGATGAACGGATCAAGTTTATTGATAGCCTGGTTTATGATAATTTGAGGAATTTGGAACTATATCAGAATGACCTGCAAAACCTAAAAGATTGGTTAAAACGCAAGACGTTGAACTGTGATTAGATTTATGGAGGATGATTAAAGTGGAAAAGGTTGAAAAAGCCAGGTTGTCGTTTTTAGACAGATTCTTGACACTATGGATATTTATTGCCATGGCAGCAGGTGTTCTGGGAGGGTATTTCTTTCCTGACTTAGCAGCCTCATTGGCTGAATTCAGCACCGGAACAATCTCCTGGCCAATAGCAATCGGTCTTATCATCATGATGTATCCGCCTCTGGCTAAGGTGAAGTATGAAGAGATCGGAAAAGTTGTAGAAAATAAAAAGATCTTTTCCTTTTCGCTGATCCAAAACTGGATTGTTGGTCCAGTCCTGATGTTTGTGCTGGCTGTCTTGCTGCTTGGAGACAAACCGGGCTTTGCCATTGGTCTTATTATCATAGGCCTGGCTCGGTGTATTGCCATGGTAATTGTATGGAATTCCCTGGCTAAAGGTGATAACGAGTATTGTGCTGCTTTGGTAGCGCTGAACTCTATCTTCCAAATTCTTTTATACACTGTTTATATTTATATCTTTGTAACTCTCTTGCCTAAATGGCTGGGACTTTCCTGGGGAGGCCAGGTCGTAGATGTTTCCATGTGGGAAGTAGCCAAGAGCGTTCTTATTTATTTGGGAATTCCTTTCGCAGCAGGTTTTATGACACGGTTTAGCTTGATAAGAATTAAAACAAAAGAGTGGTACGAAAAGGTATTCATTCCCAAGATATCTCCTTTAGCTCTGATAGCACTCCTTTATACCATCGTCATAATGTTTATAACCAAAGGGGAACAGATTATTAATAATCCCGGAGATGTGATCAGAATTGCCATACCCATGCTCATATACTTCGCCATTATGTTCTTTTTCAGCTTTTATATGTCCATTAGGGGCGGGTTTAGATATGACCAAACGGTAACTCTCGCTTTTACAGCCGCAAGCAATAATTTTGAACTTGCCATAGCAGTAGCCGTGGCTGTCTTCGGGATAGCATCTGATGCAGCTTTCACGGCGGTAATCGGTCCTTTAGTTGAAGTGCCGGTCATGATTGCGTTAGTAAATTCAGCTCTTTTCTTTAAACGGAAGTATTTTAATGAAAATGGCCTGCCTAAGCAGGGCCTTTAAAAGGGGGGCTAATATGACAGCTCAGAGACTAAAGGTCGCCTATATTTGCGTTCATAACTCCTGTCGATCACAGATGGCAGAGGCAATATCCAAGCTAATTGCAGCGGGTGAATTTGAAGCCTATTCGGCGGGAACTGAAACCAAACCACAGATTAATCAGGATGCAGTTGAAGTAATCAAAGAGATCTATGGTGTTGATATGAACTTAACGCAAAAATCAAAATTGCTGGCAGACATTCCTCCTGTCGACGTTGTCATTACCATGGGATGCAACGTGGAATGCCCTTTTCTGCCTTGTAAATACAGAGAGGATTGGGGATTGGATGACCCAACAGGAAAGGATAGGACTGAGTTTATAAAAACTGCACAAATAATCGAGCAAAAGGTCATGGAGCTGAAAAGTAGAATAAACAAATTGTTGTAAACTCTTTACCTATGTTTAAGTAAGGAAGGAAGATTTATTCAGGGGGAAGAGGTATGATCGAGATTGAGGTGTCTGAAAGAAAGGAGTTGTAACATGAAGACATGTCAGTGCTGCGGTTTAGGTATTGAAGAAGACAACGATGTTATTAGCTGTTTTAAGTACAAAACTTTGAACAATCCCCATGAGGAGAAATCCAACTGCCTATATTTTATCGAGAAAATTATTGAGGATGGCGAACCTTTGCCCCCTGTACAACACCTTATTTTAGCAGAACAAGAATTAGGAAAACGAAAAATGAAAGTAAGTATCAATAATGGTTTGAGGATGTAAAAGTTTCTAACATAATTATTAGCTTTTAACCTCCGATGTTAATGGCTTTAGGGTGTTGAGCTTTCTTTTATGGCCGAGCTTTGCCGGCGAACCGGTCTCCTCCAAGAGGCTGAGGATCTGCAGAGCCTTGACCAGTTTGCGGACCTGGATTCATATACTCATGAAGTATAAAAAAATAAAGTGATTAATTTTTTCTGACATTTCACTGAAGGTGTACTTGACATGCTCGGTTTATTTAAGTATTATCATTAATAAATAAACATAATTTTACAGGTGCCCAATGAGGGAGAATAGGGAACCGGGTGTAAGTCCCGGACGGACCCGCCACTGTAAAGGGGAGCTTTGGCCATGACCACTCTGTAAGGAGGAAGGAGGCAAGGAAGCTATGAGCCTGAGTCAGGAGACCTGCCTGTAAAATACTTAGCATCGACTTCGCGTTTAAGTCGATTTAGGTGAGGATGATGGAAAAATCCGCGCTCTATTGAGTTGCGGATTTTTTTGTTTCAAAACCAACCTAACATAATTATTTCTAAGGAGGAGAGGAAAATGTGCCCTTGGGAATTTCATGATAAACCCCGAGATGAATGTGGTGTTTTGGGTATTTATGCTCCAGGAAACAGTGTGTCCCTGAAAGCCTACTATGGTCTCAATGCACTGCAGCATAGGGGAGAGGAAAGTGCCGGTATAGCTGTTTCGGACGGGAAGCAAATTAGAGTGCACAAAAAGATGGGGCTGGTTGCGGAAGTCTTTAATAAAGATATTTTGTCTGCTTTAAAGGGGAATCTGGCAATCGGACATGTAAGGTATTCTACCAGCGGTGACAGTTCGGAGGTAAATGCTCAGCCTTTATTGTATAAAGATGACAAGGGCAGTGTCGCAGTGGCCCATAATGGGAACATAACGAATGCTCGTCAATTAAAAAAGCGGTTGGCCCAAACAAGAACATCCGGTTATACAAACCTGGATAGCGAAATTTTTTTGAGACTTCTTGCCTATTACAGAAATCTCTCGCTGGAGAAACTACTTGAACTCTTTCTGAAGGAAATATCAGGTTCTTATTCGTTGGTAATAATGACAGAAAATAGTCTCATTGGCTTGCGTGACCCTTACGGAATGCGGCCATTATGCCTGGGAAAACTGAAAGAGATGGAATCAGGTTATATACTGGCTTCAGAAACCTGTGCACTTAGGGCTGTAGGTGGAGAGTTAGTCAGGGAAATTGATCCCGGAGAGGGTGTAATTATTGATAAAAACGGGGTTAGTTTCATGCGAAGCTTTCCAGGACGGTGCAGACGTCTGTGTATTTTTGAATACATTTACTTGGCGCGTTCAGACAGTGTGATTGACGGCAGAACCGTGAATTCGGTTCGCAGAGAGTTTGGCAGAGAGTTGGCTAGAGAGCATCCAGTGGCTGGAGACGTGGTAATTTCTATTCCCGAGTCTGGCACGGCAATGGCAATGGGATACGCCGAACAGTGCGGTCTGCCCTTTCGGGAAGGCTTGCTTAGAAACAGGTACATTGGAAGGACTTTCATCAAGCCTGGACAGAAGAACCGGGAATTGGCTGTAAAGATGAAATTTAATGTTATTAGCGATGTAATTCAAGGGCAAAGGGTAGTGGTAGTGGACGATTCGCTTGTACGGGGAACCACCAGCTGTCAAATTGTCCGAATGCTCAGAGAAGCAGGGGCAAAAGAGGTACATCTTCTGGTGGCTTCTCCCCCCTTAAGCTCTCCCTGTTATTATGGCATAGATATTCCGTCAGCTGCTGAGCTCGTTGCTGCCCACCGGACTCTTGAAGAAATCAGGCAATATGTCGGGTCGGACAGCCTGCAATACCTTAGCTTAAAAGGAATGCTTCAAGTTTTGCGGCGGCCTAAGGAGTTTTGCACAGCGTGTTTTGACGGGGTTTATCCTGTTCCGGTTTTTGAGCAGGAAACCGGTTAAAACAGTGACTCTAAGTAAATATGATAACGTTCAGGTGCCCGCGAGGGAGAATAGGGAATCGGGTGTAAGTCCCGGACGGTCCCGCCACTGTAACCGGTAGTCCATCTCATAGCCACCGCTTGTTGTCCGATAGGCAAAGCAGGCGGGAAGGGAGACGCGGACGTTACGCCGGAAGTCAGGAGACCTGCCTGAATTGTTGCGAGCTGTTGTTAGTAAGGCAGCAAGACGGGAACGGTGGAATGTTCACATCTAATTAAGGTGTGGACTTTTTTATTAAGTTTTTAAAAAAAGGGAGGGTATGCAAACAACAGACCTACTGATAGGGGTTATGATTTTGAGTCAATAAAAGGTTATAAGGAGGATAATGATGAGTTTATTAACGAGCGCCTTAGAAGGAACAATTACTCCTGAAATGGAGCAGGTGGCAGCCCGGGAGAAAGTCTCCCCGGAATTTATCAGGCAGGGAGTTGCAGCGGGTACAATTGTCATCCCCGCTAATATCAACCATAAGACTATTATTCCTGTAGGTATTGGCAAGGGGCTGCGGACAAAGGTTAGTGCCAGTATCGGTCTTTACGGCAGTGAAGCTTCAGTTGCTGAAGAAATCGTCAAGGTCAAAACAGCATTGGCAGCAGGTACAGATGCTCTGATGGATCTGAGCGTCAGCGGCGATATCGATACCATGCGGAAAGAAACCTTAAATTCTGTTTCCGTACCGGTTGGAACACTGCCTGTATATCAGGCAATCGCTGAAGCTGGGAAAAAGTACGGTTCGACGGTGAAAATGACTGCCGAGGAAATGTTTGAGGTCATTGAACGGCATGCGGCAGATGGTGTTGACTTTCTGGCCTTACACTGTGCAACGACCATGGATGTTGTGGAACGAGCCAAGAGAGAAGGCCGCATTGATCCGCTGGTAAGTTACGGAGGTGCTCACTTAATCGGTTGGATGATCGCCAATCAATGTGAAAATCCCCTTTATGAACAATATGACCGGGTATTGGAAATTGCCCGGAAATATAACGTTACTCTCAGCCTGGCTGATGGGATGAGGCCGGGATGTCTGGCTGATTCCTTGGATGGAGCCCAGGTTCAGGAATTGGTTATCCTGGGCGAACTGGTCAGACGGGCCAGGGAGGCGGGAGTCCAAATCATGATTAAAGGACCTGGACATATGCCCCTTGACCATGTGAAGGCGACGGTTACTTTGCAGAAGAGCCTTTGCCAGGGAGCACCATATTTTGTGTTCGGGCCATTGCTGACGGATATTGCCGCCGGGTATGACCATATTAATGCAGCGATAGGGGGCGCACTAAGCGCCTGGGCCGGGGCGGAATTGCTTTGTTATGTTACTCCGGCAGAACATATCGGCGTACCCAGTGCTGATCAGGTGCGGGAGGGAGTCATAGCCGCCCGGATCGCTGCCCATGCCGGCGATCTGGCCAAAGGGAGCCAAGAAGCCTGGCAATGGGATTTGGAAATGTCTATGGCCCGCAAGAAACTGGACTGGAAAAGACAGTTGGAACTGGCCATTGATCCGCCCAGAGCGGAAGAGATCAGGAAAACCCGCAACAGCGGGGAATCCACGGCTTGCGCCATGTGCGGCAAGTATTGCGCTATGGAAATTGTCGCTAAGTATCTGAACACAACCAAGCATAGCTGTTAAGAAGGGAAAGGTGGTTAATATGACACAGGTATTAAAAGCCCGGGCCGGGATCATTACCGAGGAAATGGAAGCGGTGGCGGCCGATGAGAATCTTGATGTGGAATTTATTCGGCGGGGAATTGCCGAAGGGAAAATAGTTATTCCCAGAAACAAAGTCCGCAAGGAATTTAAATACTGTGGCATCGGGGAAGGCTTAAGGATTAAGGTTAATGCCCTGATTGGAACTTCCAGCGACCGTGATGACATGGAAATGGAAGCCCGCAAGCTGGCCATTGCCGAAGAAGCCGGCTGCGATAGCTTTATGGATTTAAGTACGGGAAAAGATATTGACGGTATGAGGAAGCAATCCTTGTCTCTGGCGCATGTTGCTGTGGGCAGCACCATGATTTATCAGGCAGGTATTGAGGCGATTGCCAAATACGGCAGTGTTGTCAATATGAGAGAAGAGGATATTTTTGAGGTTATTGAAAGACAAGCGGCCGATGGGTTGGATTTTATGGCGATTCATTGTGCTCTGAATATGGACGTTATCAAAAGAATGCAGGCTACAGGACGGGTAACGGACGTGGTCAGCCGGGGCGGGGCTTTCCTCACTGGCTGGATGCTGCACAATCAGAAGGAAAATCCCCTGTACGAAAAATTTGACCGGGTGCTGGAAATATTAAAGGCTTATGACGTTACCTTAAGCCTGGGCGATGCCATCCGGCCCGGCAGTATTGCCGATTCCTTGGATGGTGCGCAGCTGCAGGGAATGATCATCCAAGGGGAACTTACCAGGAGAGCCCAAGAGGCCGGTGTTCAGGTCATGGTGGAAGGACCAGGTCATGTTCCCCTGAATCATGTTGATGCAACTATGCGTGTACAAAAAAGGCTATGCAACAATGCCCCCTATTATATCCTGGGCACTTTGGCGACAGATGTAACGCCAGGCTATGATCACATCAGCGGGGCCATCGGCGGGGCGTTGATCGGAGCCTGTGGCGCGGATTTCCTCTGCTATCTGACGCCTGCCGAACACTTGGGGTTACCGACTGAGGAAGACGTCAAAACCGGAGTGATCACGACCAGAATGGCGGCTCATATTGCTGATATCGCCAAAGGCAATAAACAGGCTTGGGCCAGAGATCTGGAAATGGCTAAGGCCCGTGTTGCATTGAACCTGGACAGGCAGATTAAAGCGGCTCTTTATCCTGAACAATTGAAGGCAGCCGCGGCAACTGCCGGTGATGATCACGGTTGTGTTGTCTGCGGGACCGGATGTACCGCCCAGGTTGCAGCCGAATATTTTGGGATTGGGTAAAGAGGCAGGTATGATTAGAAAACGTTTAGCTTTTTAAAACAATATCCCCAGTTAAATGGCGCCCAGTACCTGGAGGATTTGGCTACGGGTTACTGGTACTCCGAGGCTCTTTTTACCGCGGTGGAATTGGGGATATTCACCTTGTTGGAGCCGGAGGGAAAACCTTTAGAAGAGATCGCCGGAATTTTAAAGTTAGAACCGGAAGGACTGCGGCGTTTCTTTCAAGCCCTCAAGGTTTTGCCCCCCGGACAGCCTTTCTGCCGGAAAGACCAGGGAGATGCTCCGGGACTACAGGGATTGCCTGCTCATCGAAGGGGCACCGCCTACCGGTGAATTTCAGCGGCTAATCCTGAAGGCGGAACGGGAGGCCTTTGTGGCAGGTTACTATAAAGCCTTTGCTCTCTGGGCGTTTGGCAGACCGGAATGCGAAAGCGTGAAACACAACAGCTGATGATTAAAAAAATTCGGCGGTTTTGAATTGACTAATCTAGATTAGTCAAACATCAAAACCGCCGAATTTTTAAACTTAAGAAATCGAAATCCAAAAATATATTGATGTTTTTCGATTTGAAGCCTATAATATAACATATCGAAAATATTAGATTTGAGGTATTGAAATGAACACACAAAATCAATACGAAAGGTACGCTAAAATATTTAAGGCCTTTTCCGATGCGAATCGCCTAATGATCATTGAAATGTTGCAAAGGGGTGAAAGGTGCGCTTGCGAAATTTTGGAAGGCATGCATATAGGACAATCCACTTTATCACACCATATGAAAATACTTATGGAATCCGGGATTGTCTCAGGCCGCCCGGAGGGAAAGTGGATGTACTATTCATTAAGTAAGGAGGGCTGCGCAGCAGCCAAAAACCTTCTTCATGAACTAACAACGTTAAAGAAAAACCTGCCTGAGGCAGAGAGCAAATGTAAGTGCTAATTTAGAAAAGGAGCAGGATGTATGTTGGACATCACCATGAGCAGAGAAATTAAGATCACACCAACTTCAAGTCAGCTGACAGCTCAGGATATTAGAGGAACCTGGAAGGCCCGCTGGGGGATCGGCCGAATGAATTACAAAGTAGAGCCCGGTCTTTACCGGTTAGGTAATCCTGATCCCAATGCTCCCGTACTGGTCACAGCCAATTATAAAATGACCTTTGATGCCCTGAGAAAAGAGTTAACGGATTTAGATGCCTGGATTCTGGTACTGGATACAAAGGGAGTCAATGTTTGGTGCGCCGCCGGTAAGGGAACCTTCGGTACTACTGAACTTATAAATCGACTTGCCGTTGTCCAGCTTGAAAAAGTGGTATCCCATAGACTGTTGATATTACCCCAATTAGGTGCCCCGGGAGTAAGTGCTCATGAGGTATTAAAGTTTTCCGGTTTTAAAGTTCTCTATGGACCAGTAAGAGCAAAGGATATTAAAGAGTTTATTCGTTCCGGAATGAAGGCCACCGGTGACATGAGAAAGGTTAAGTTTAATACTTATGATCGCATTGTGTTGACTCCGGTAGAGCTGGTAATTACCTTCAAAAAGTCTTTTGTGATTTTTGGGGTACTCTTTTTGCTGAATCTTATGGGAATAGGTCCTTTTGGTTTAGTGGATTTCTATTCATATCTGGGCGCAGTGATTATAGGATGCGTGTTAACTCCCGTATTGCTGCCTTGGATTCCCGGCAGGGCCTTCGCTTGGAAAGGCTGGCTGTTAGGATTTATTTGGGCTGTATTGGTTAATTTTCTCAATGGATGGCCTGCTGCACCTGAATATAGTTTATTAAGGGCTCTGGGTTATATGTTGATTTTGCCTTCAGTATCAGCTTACCTGGCTATGAATTTTACAGGCTCTTCAACCTATACCTCCTTTTCCGGAGTTTTGAAAGAGATGAAGATCGCCATTCCCGGGATTATTATTTCCCTTGTTTTAGGTGCTGTTTTAATTCTAATCAATAGCTTTATTTAAAGCTTCAGAGGAGGGTAAGCGATGAAACATAAGTACTTGAAAAATGTCTCTACCTTAAAAATGGAGTCTGATAAATGCACAGGATGCGGAAAGTGTCTGGAAGTTTGCCCCCATCATGTGTTTGTCATGAGGGAAGGCAAATCCATAATTGCAGATAAGGACAGCTGTATTGAATGCGGTGCCTGTGTTAAGAACTGTCCCTTTAAAGCATTGGAGGTTAATCCCGGAGTCGGGTGTGCTGCTGCAATTATTAAGGGATGGTTAACTGGAACTGAGCCAAGCTGCGATTGCTCAGATGGCAGTTGTTGCTGATTTCAGACAGAAATTGTCAGATTTGCTATATTGAAAAAATTCTTTTCTGTTTATAGAACCATTTATAGATTACCATTACCATATAGATTACTAAAGACATGCTAATCCATGTCCAATACCATTTCCATGCATGATATTTAATAATCATAGTATATCTTTCTATGATAAACTCAATTAATGTAAATGCAGAAATGATGGCTGCAAAATATAGTATTCTGACCTTAAATTGTTTATGGTTTGGATAATTAAGGATAAAATAAATAACAATAATCGGAAGCATAAGAAATTCAAAGAGAAAGCTTGTTGCGTTGGCCTTCGAGAATTCCCGCACGGGATACTCAAGCCAGCCATATTGTACAACAATTAAGCCTAAAATCCATGAAAAAAATTGTGTTGTCAAAAAAATAAACGCAGCTCTATCCAATTTTTTGCGGGGAATGAAAAATAGAGCAAAAAAGCAACTAATCCATGCGCCTGTCAGCAGAATACTCTCAATAGAATAGATGACAATCATCCTCCTATCGATAAATTGGATTTTTTGGAAAACCATACAATAAATCCATGAGAAATGTAATAATAAGCGAAAAAGGTAATATATGAACGAGTCGTCTGAGAAAACAGTGTCCCTGCTAGAGGGTTTTCTAATGCTGTATAAATTGTTGTAAAATTAATAAACCATACTGAAAATGAGACAAATATAAAATAATGTAGAAACCTCTTGGTTAAGCATGCTTTGCTAGGATACATGATAACGAACCAGACAAAGATCATGGGATAAAATAAGTAGTTAGTGGTAAAACCAACTTGTGTTGCTTGCGTAAACTCTCTCACGGGAAACTCGATTTTGCCAAATTGAACAAGTAGTATAGTACCAGGCCACGTGAATGCTTGAAATATTAAAAAACTTACTAGTGCTTGCCTATACTTTTCTTTTGGTATATAGAATAATGATGCAAGTGAAATTGCAGTGATTGAAAACAAGATGAAACGTTCGATCGTCAATGGTACGCACTTCCTAAATACTATTATTAGTAGTATGTCTTCTGATTAAGAACTAGATTCGAAATCTGCGGACCTAAGAGAAGGGAGCCACCTTTTCAGCTCCCGCTCAAGCCCAGGTCTAAGGCAAAGATTACCGGGCTTAAACCTGAACTGGTTGCGGAAATTAAATTTGCCGAATGGACCGCAAATAATCTGTTAATGCAATTTGATTAGATGCTTATTTATTGTTTCATATTAATTATTTCCTTGCGGTCGGCGGCAAGAGGAATTTCTTCCATCCATCCTTTTTTAATCAATAACTCTATGCCGTCTTTCCAATATGAATGGACATCGTAAATCGACTTAACGAAATCCCCAGCTAAGTCCATTCTATTGCAGTGAGTTAATGCAAAGCCATTAGCTGCAACAGATAAAGTCAGCATCGAAATGAAGTGGAACAACATTAGCTTATCGGAAAATGGAGATTCCGAGGAATCTGTTACTTCACCTCGCCAACTTGGTGGCATAGGCTGATCCTCATCGTCTAGGACTTTACTCCACTTATTCACTTCTTTGTCTAAAACATCATGCCCCTTGGAGAAATAGTCTTTTACCTTGTGATCTTTGGCAACTTGTGTAAATCCCAAAAGAATTGCCCGTTCAGCTAATTTTGTTTCCATCCGCTCAAACACATGTGATAACTCTAACACATTAATCGATCGTTTTTTTCCTAATCCCCCCCCAAACCAACTATCGTCGGACACATAATTAACTCTGTCGGGGACGGGGATGTAGGGAGCCTTAACGGCAAGGCCTTTGATGGCTAAAAGGTCTTCGGTTTTGTTCAAAAACTTCCTTACTTCCACTGTAGCACTGTTAACATAGGCTCTAATATCCGGACGAGAAACCAAAGGCAATACATGGCCTAATTTAACCAAGCCATATTTATTGACAACTCTTAGATAGGATAACATCAAAGCATCGGAGAATAAGCGTTTGGCATTGGGTTCAACATCCTCGTCGCTAAAACCGTGGGGAATTGGAAATCCTGCTGAGTTAAATATATTACTTATGGTGTCAAGCTGGGGTACTGCCAAATTTTTTGCTTCGTTAAGCAGTGCCTTAATTTCCGGGTCCTGGGCCGTTGTATAGAAATATTCCAGGATGTATCTAATGGAACTGTTAGCCAAATACAAAATCCAAAGTTGACTCATTTCCCAAGACGAGAGCCTCTCATCGAATGGAAATTCTTTATTCACATTTGGGGCAGGTGCGTTTTGTTGGCCAAGTCCTTGATAAAATGTTTCCATATGCCCTCCTAGATTTTTAGTATTCAATAACGTAGAAATTTACTTATCATAAATTAACGATATTATCTTAGTGGTTTAACCCGCTAATTTTGTTTCGATCAGGTGCTAGAGGTATTTCTTCTATCCACCTGTTTTTAATCATTAATTCCAGGCCCTTTTTATTAAAGGTTATAAGGTCCAATGTGGCCTTGCCAAAGTTATTAATTAAATCTGTTCTGAAACTATTAGCTAAGCCGAATACATTTGCTGTAATTGAGATCCCAAGTATCAGAAGGTAGTGAAATAACATAAGCTTATCAGAATACGGGGACTCTGTGGAGTCGGTTACATCTCCTCTCCAACTGGCTGGCAGCGGCAAATCTTCATCATTCAGAACTTTGCTCCACCTATCTATTTCTTTGCTTAAAATATCTTTGGCTTCAGTGAAAAACGTTTTTAGCTGGGGATCCGTGGCAACTTGAATATAGCCTAAAAGAATTGCCCGTTCAGCTAACTTTGTTTCC
This Desulfosporosinus orientis DSM 765 DNA region includes the following protein-coding sequences:
- a CDS encoding CBO0543 family protein, with the protein product MTIERFILFSITAISLASLFYIPKEKYRQALVSFLIFQAFTWPGTILLVQFGKIEFPVREFTQATQVGFTTNYLFYPMIFVWFVIMYPSKACLTKRFLHYFIFVSFSVWFINFTTIYTALENPLAGTLFSQTTRSYITFFAYYYISHGFIVWFSKKSNLSIGG
- a CDS encoding DUF3231 family protein codes for the protein METFYQGLGQQNAPAPNVNKEFPFDERLSSWEMSQLWILYLANSSIRYILEYFYTTAQDPEIKALLNEAKNLAVPQLDTISNIFNSAGFPIPHGFSDEDVEPNAKRLFSDALMLSYLRVVNKYGLVKLGHVLPLVSRPDIRAYVNSATVEVRKFLNKTEDLLAIKGLAVKAPYIPVPDRVNYVSDDSWFGGGLGKKRSINVLELSHVFERMETKLAERAILLGFTQVAKDHKVKDYFSKGHDVLDKEVNKWSKVLDDEDQPMPPSWRGEVTDSSESPFSDKLMLFHFISMLTLSVAANGFALTHCNRMDLAGDFVKSIYDVHSYWKDGIELLIKKGWMEEIPLAADRKEIINMKQ